A genomic window from Punica granatum isolate Tunisia-2019 chromosome 2, ASM765513v2, whole genome shotgun sequence includes:
- the LOC116195795 gene encoding pentatricopeptide repeat-containing protein At4g20090 isoform X2, translating into MIMLFRIIRSKRLNPILLGAKKNLSFSVPCKSSNPTLCDSSARKQLDTETAIPEEIFKSAPKSGSYKLGDSSFYSLIDSYASSGDFWSIEKVFERMKRESRVFLERSFITVFKAYGKARLPEKAIDLFYRMVDEFQCKRTVKSFNSVLNLIIQAGLYNRAVEFYSSIMSAKDVSITPNVLSFNLIIKSFCKLGLVDRAVEILREMPAKNSAPDVFTYCTLMDGLCKQDRIGEAICLLDEMQTEGCFPSSVTFNVLLNGLCKKGDLARASNLVDNMFLKGCLPNEVTYNTLIHGLCLKGKLDKAVQLLNRMVDSNCVPNDVTYGTIINGLIKAGRAADGIRVLNFMEERGFPANQHIYSSVLNGLFKEEKYEEARRMWKEMLGRGCKPNEVVYGVFMDGLCQEGRSNEAEEILQEMTSNGIKPNAFIYSSLLRNFFRTRSSEKALLMWKDMENKGCAVNEFCYSVMLQGLCQEGKLEEATILWNDMLGRGFMPDTVSYSTLIHGHCNLGDVKKGLELFNEMLYRDSLCQPDVITYNILLDALCKEGSMARAINLLNNMMDRGCDPDLGTCNIFLKALREKFDPPQDGREFLDELVLRLFKRERTLGASKILELMLQKHLQPKPLTWEKAVQHLCKPRKVRASIDKCWNRLIC; encoded by the coding sequence ATGATAATGCTGTTTCGCATTATCCGAAGCAAGAGATTGAATCCGATACTTCTGGGAGCGAAGAAGAATCTATCTTTCTCAGTCCCATGTAAGTCCTCTAATCCAACACTCTGCGACTCTTCAGCCAGAAAGCAATTGGATACTGAAACCGCAATTCCTGAAGAGATCTTCAAGTCGGCCCCGAAGTCAGGCTCCTACAAGCTGGGTGACTCCTCCTTCTATTCCCTTATTGATAGCTATGCGAGCTCGGGGGATTTCTGGTCCATCGAGAAGGTATTTGAGAGGATGAAACGCGAGAGTAGAGTCTTCCTCGAGAGGAGTTTCATTACTGTGTTTAAGGCTTACGGGAAAGCCCGGTTGCCCGAGAAAGCCATCGACTTGTTCTACCGGATGGTCGATGAGTTCCAGTGCAAGCGCACCGTgaaatcattcaattcagtGCTCAACCTTATTATCCAAGCTGGTCTATACAATCGTGCTGTGGAATTCTATTCTAGTATTATGAGTGCTAAGGATGTCAGCATAACCCCAAATGTGCTCAGTTTTAATCTGATCATAAAGTCTTTCTGTAAGCTGGGATTGGTTGATAGAGCGGTTGAAATATTACGAGAAATGCCCGCCAAGAACTCTGCCCCCGATGTGTTTACTTACTGTACATTGATGGACGGGTTGTGTAAGCAGGATAGAATCGGTGAGGCAATTTGTCTGTTGGATGAGATGCAAACTGAGGGTTGCTTTCCAAGTTCCGTGACTTTTAATGTACTGTTAAATGGGTTGTGCAAGAAGGGTGACTTGGCACGTGCCTCAAATCTAGTCGATAACATGTTCCTTAAGGGTTGTCTCCCTAATGAAGTAACTTATAATACTCTTATTCACGGTTTGTGCCTGAAGGGGAAGTTGGATAAGGCCGTACAACTTCTAAATCGAATGGTTGATAGTAATTGTGTGCCTAATGATGTCACATATGGGACCATAATCAATGGACTTATCAAGGCAGGGAGGGCTGCTGATGGAATCCGTGTGTTGAATTTTATGGAGGAAAGGGGCTTCCCCGCAAATCAGCACATTTATTCTTCTGTACTAAATGGGTTGTTCAAAGAGGAAAAATATGAAGAGGCGAGGAGAATGTGGAAGGAGATGCTGGGAAGGGGCTGCAAGCCCAATGAGGTGGTCTATGGGGTGTTCATGGATGGACTTTGTCAAGAGGGAAGATCGAATGAAGCTGAGGAAATTCTCCAGGAAATGACGAGTAATGGGATAAAGCCCAATGCTTTCATTTACAGCTCATTGCTGAGGAACTTTTTTAGGACTAGAAGCAGTGAGAAGGCTCTTCTTATGTGGAAAGACATGGAAAACAAGGGATGTGCTGTAAATGAGTTCTGTTACAGTGTGATGCTTCAAGGGTTATGTCAAGAGGGAAAGCTCGAGGAGGCTACCATATTGTGGAATGATATGTTGGGAAGAGGATTTATGCCCGATACTGTGTCCTACAGCACGTTGATTCATGGCCACTGCAATTTGGGGGATGTGAAGAAGGGCTTAGAGCTTTTCAATGAGATGCTTTATCGGGATTCACTGTGCCAACCTGATGTAATTACATATAACATACTTCTTGATGCTCTGTGCAAGGAAGGTAGCATGGCAAGGGCCATAAACCTTTTAAACAATATGATGGACCGAGGGTGTGATCCCGATTTGGGTACCTGCAACATTTTTTTAAAGGCTTTGAGAGAGAAATTTGATCCGCCTCAAGATGGAAGAGAGTTCCTTGACGAACTAGTACTTAGGCTCTTCAAGCGTGAGAGGACCCTCGGAGCTTCAAAAATTCTTGAATTAATGCTGCAGAAACATCTGCAACCAAAACCGCTTACATGGGAAAAAGCTGTGCAGCACCTCTGCAAGCCTAGAAAGGTCCGGGCTTCCATTGACAAGTGCTGGAACCGCTTAATTTGTTGA